A genomic region of Polyangiaceae bacterium contains the following coding sequences:
- a CDS encoding zinc dependent phospholipase C family protein, which yields MSAAAACVATSTLAPEAFATGMQGHVYMAQCAAEQIQDARLRAIFEAHPTHLANGGFFPDSGYTAKDHDQGEIPHWEGYVQAYVELIRETYGPKYDSPEAGEHIAFLMGMAAHGITDSTYDAIFGDRAAQVEPTDINSLDMANEIFLVHDLPRYYIPDIVVDTNTHSNVFTNRMKHPVTAESIADAMSTARSGIAVVANLLYVGADEWGGKYPWARKHLLDPRVPGAYPFGAKVVTGYYRELLRRLDNNPSADQVVIGTYPDPEYPLVTLDNTRPDGKIHFFFGEGLERTSVDDTSIVVQDEAGNVVPTKWNFFRGDNWPNVIQIAAQEAWKPSTKYTVVLNNTIRTLQSVSPTKPFSISFTTCTPTSPGGDCPEISGPTPASPCPKLDALYSMRPMPEEEEEEPPPPAVNPVAEDSSSCAAVPMGDGGAGALVAVAFGCLAFGARRRRG from the coding sequence GTGAGCGCGGCGGCGGCTTGTGTTGCGACATCGACACTTGCGCCGGAGGCGTTTGCAACGGGCATGCAAGGGCACGTGTACATGGCGCAATGTGCGGCGGAACAAATTCAGGACGCGCGGCTTCGAGCCATCTTCGAGGCGCATCCGACGCATTTGGCCAATGGTGGATTCTTCCCGGATTCGGGTTACACGGCAAAAGATCACGACCAGGGCGAAATTCCGCATTGGGAAGGATACGTGCAAGCGTATGTCGAATTGATCCGAGAAACCTACGGGCCGAAGTACGATTCACCCGAAGCAGGTGAACACATCGCATTTTTGATGGGAATGGCCGCGCATGGAATCACAGATTCGACGTACGACGCCATTTTTGGTGATCGCGCAGCGCAAGTCGAGCCTACGGACATCAATAGCCTCGACATGGCAAACGAAATTTTTCTCGTGCACGATTTGCCAAGGTATTACATCCCCGACATCGTCGTCGATACGAATACGCATTCCAACGTGTTCACGAATCGAATGAAACATCCAGTCACGGCAGAATCCATTGCGGATGCGATGAGCACGGCGCGATCGGGCATTGCCGTGGTCGCAAATCTCCTTTACGTTGGTGCCGATGAATGGGGCGGGAAATATCCGTGGGCGCGTAAGCACTTGCTCGATCCGCGCGTACCCGGGGCTTATCCGTTCGGCGCCAAAGTCGTCACGGGATATTACCGAGAGCTCCTTCGGAGACTCGATAATAATCCTTCGGCTGATCAAGTCGTCATTGGTACGTATCCCGATCCCGAATACCCGCTCGTGACGCTCGACAATACGCGTCCCGATGGCAAAATTCATTTCTTCTTCGGCGAGGGGCTCGAGCGTACGTCGGTCGACGATACGTCCATCGTCGTGCAGGACGAAGCCGGAAATGTCGTTCCGACGAAATGGAATTTTTTCCGTGGAGACAATTGGCCGAACGTCATTCAAATCGCGGCACAAGAAGCTTGGAAACCGTCCACGAAATACACTGTCGTGCTGAACAACACCATTCGCACGTTGCAGAGTGTTTCTCCAACGAAACCATTCTCCATTTCTTTCACGACATGCACGCCGACGTCGCCCGGAGGGGATTGTCCGGAAATCTCGGGTCCTACGCCGGCGTCGCCTTGTCCGAAATTGGATGCGCTTTATTCGATGCGTCCGATGCCCGAAGAGGAGGAAGAGGAACCGCCGCCGCCTGCGGTCAATCCGGTCGCGGAAGATTCGTCGAGTTGTGCGGCGGTGCCGATGGGTGATGGCGGCGCGGGGGCGCTCGTGGCGGTCGCGTTTGGCTGCTTGGCCTTTGGGGCGCGACGGCGCCGCGGCTGA
- a CDS encoding NAD(P)/FAD-dependent oxidoreductase, translating to MSIKSAAERRFDVIVIGSGIGGLTAALTVATRGRRVLLLEAGKQFGGYLNPFQRRAYSFDPGLHYIGECGPHGAFTKILESLGIADDVRFRELTPDGFDRIVFPGYEVYMPKGADRYHQRLLADFPHERRGLEKFFDLLHRMREALPAINSIRGLRSAIAASRHLPFLLRYVRSTFGEMLDSIISDPLLKGVLAAQGGDVGLPPGKASALLSLGLLNHYLDGAYFPIGGSRAVRDAFVKGIEKKGGTALRNSPVSRILLSGDRVSGVRCKNGDEYQAPIVISNADAVVTYRDLIGTANLPSSLRKKTQSTRHSIASMCMFVGTDIDVAKAGMTDANIWNYPHVDIDRAYAHVLRGEMPPNDFFFLSSPSLKDPISGVKAPPGHHTLEFVTLAPFEPFARWEDTKTKKRGDDYEKMKRELETRYLTAIEKYVPGLREHITVLELGTPVTNVTYAAAPYGSIYGPEQSPNQMTPFRFGTRGAIDGLYMCGSSVLGAGIVPCAVSGNVAGKMAVRDAQSKR from the coding sequence GTGAGCATCAAGAGCGCAGCGGAGCGACGTTTCGACGTCATCGTCATTGGCAGTGGCATCGGTGGACTTACCGCTGCCCTTACCGTCGCAACCCGCGGGCGGCGCGTCCTGCTCCTCGAAGCAGGTAAACAATTCGGCGGTTACTTGAACCCGTTTCAGCGTCGTGCCTACAGTTTTGATCCCGGCCTTCATTACATTGGCGAATGCGGCCCCCATGGGGCCTTCACGAAAATCCTCGAATCGCTAGGCATTGCAGACGACGTTCGTTTCCGCGAACTGACCCCGGACGGTTTCGATCGCATCGTCTTTCCCGGATATGAAGTCTACATGCCCAAAGGCGCCGATCGTTATCATCAGCGCCTGCTCGCCGACTTTCCCCACGAACGCCGGGGACTCGAAAAATTTTTCGACCTGCTTCACCGCATGCGTGAAGCATTGCCCGCCATCAATTCCATCCGCGGTCTGCGATCGGCCATCGCCGCGAGCCGTCACTTACCCTTCCTGTTGCGGTACGTTCGCTCGACATTCGGCGAAATGCTCGATTCCATCATTTCGGATCCGCTGCTCAAGGGCGTTCTCGCTGCACAAGGTGGCGACGTTGGTTTGCCGCCGGGGAAAGCGTCCGCGCTGCTCAGCTTGGGTCTGCTCAACCATTACCTCGATGGCGCGTACTTTCCCATTGGTGGGTCGCGTGCGGTGCGGGATGCTTTCGTCAAGGGAATCGAGAAAAAGGGCGGTACTGCCCTTCGGAATTCGCCCGTTTCGCGAATTCTTCTCAGCGGCGACCGAGTTTCCGGTGTTCGATGCAAAAATGGTGATGAATATCAGGCGCCCATCGTCATTTCGAATGCGGATGCCGTCGTCACCTATCGCGACTTGATTGGCACGGCAAACCTGCCGTCCAGTCTGCGCAAAAAGACACAATCAACGCGGCATTCGATTGCGTCGATGTGCATGTTCGTCGGGACGGACATCGACGTAGCAAAAGCCGGCATGACGGACGCGAACATTTGGAATTACCCTCACGTCGACATCGATCGAGCCTACGCCCATGTTCTCCGCGGCGAAATGCCGCCGAACGACTTCTTCTTCTTGTCGTCGCCATCCTTGAAGGATCCCATTTCCGGCGTCAAGGCACCTCCGGGTCATCACACGCTCGAATTCGTCACACTCGCGCCTTTCGAGCCATTTGCACGCTGGGAGGATACGAAAACGAAAAAACGCGGCGATGACTACGAAAAGATGAAACGTGAGCTCGAAACGCGATACCTCACCGCAATCGAAAAGTACGTTCCCGGCTTGCGCGAGCACATCACGGTTCTCGAATTGGGCACGCCCGTGACGAACGTCACGTATGCGGCCGCGCCTTACGGCAGCATTTACGGTCCCGAGCAATCGCCGAATCAAATGACGCCTTTCCGATTCGGCACACGCGGAGCCATCGATGGGCTTTACATGTGCGGTTCGTCGGTACTCGGCGCGGGCATCGTACCGTGCGCCGTTTCGGGGAACGTCGCGGGGAAAATGGCCGTGCGAGACGCTCAATCGAAACGATGA